Part of the Salinimonas lutimaris genome, ACTCATGACGTACCGCGTGTAACTCAGGCACAGTAATAAGCTCTACGTCTCTACCCGAATCTGCTAGCTGCTTTTGAATATTCAAAAGTAACTTTAAGGCTAGTTTACGATACTTCAGCTTATATGGGCCTGTAGTGTAATCGTCGGTTAAGATTTTCTCGCCATCTTCTCGAAGCGTTTTAAACGCTAACCTACCGTCTCTTCTAATATGGCTGCGATATTTCTTTTTAAGCTTTGGGGAGGTGCTTCGTGACAATATATTCCTGTACTTAAGTAAAGGGAGCATCCACGTTTCACCATTTTGCACTAGGCTTTCCATTGCTCGGTCTTTTGTGACAACGGTGCAGGTCCAGCAGCCAAAGCGAGAATTACCGCAAGAGGGTGTCGTTTCATCAATAACCATAGGGCATTCGCCCTGCCCAGAAGAGTCTTTATAAAGGTTCCATAAAACAAGGTTTTTACCACCCCATGGCGTTTCCCATTCAAGGTCGTACTTGTCGAACCATTTATTCTTCATGCCGTAAGGCGTGTCTTGCTGCTCTAAGTGACAAAAGCGAAGAATTTTCCAGACATCATCTACCGCCCACATATCAATTGGCGTGTAAATGAAAGCATTTGATAGCGTAGTGTGCTTCGCCAAGTCTGAGCCATCAATTTTGTGTTTAGCGATGACTTGTGCACGTGAAGCACTTTCTTGCGACCTAGACCCAAGAACTACAATAACTTCATCATACTGATTTACTTTGTCGGTAATAAAAGTACTTACAGGGTCTATCTTCATTCGCTCAGTGCACCAGCGGAAATTACGGGTAGGTGCAGGGTAGCCTTTACCAAGAAGATTCGACCAAAAAGTTTCTTTCGTTTTGGGAACGACTTTATGCGAAGTGATGGGTAACTTATCGCGAGCGGCGCCGCGCTGAATTGCTTCAAGAGAGCGGTTTACGTGGTTTACTACAATAGGTGTCTCAACCAGTGTATCAGATGCAACGACAAACACGTGTTTGTGGCGCTCTTCAGGCTTTAAGCCTAATAGTGCTAAGTAAACAAGTACCATTACAGCAGAGGAGTCTTTACCCCCACTGTAGCCAATAACCCATGGTCTAGTGTCTTGTAAATAAACGCGCTGTACGTTGGCTACGTAGTCTTTGAGTGGAAGACCTGAAAACTCTTCCTGATCGATGAACTCAATATAGTCTTCGAGATCAAATTGCTTGGCTAATGTCATGAATCTAATAAGTCTTTTTCTTTTTGAAGGTCATCTTGAGATAACTCAAGTCCCAATTGGCGTTTAATTTCTAGTGCTGTGAGAAATATATTTGAGCTAGCTTTGGACAGCTTGCCGTGCATCATTGCGCGTTTGACCCATTCGGGATTAGATTTTCGCCAGTTGATAGAGTTAAGCTTTTCTAACGTTGCGATTCTTTCTTTTTCAGCAAAGTCCAAAAGATGGTTTCCAACAATCGCAATGGCTTGAAGAGCGATACCGTGCGCCGTCAAATATTCCTGACGAAACTCACTGACAGCAAGCTTTTTATCCCGCACTAATTGCCATTCGACCATATTATTATTAATGCAGTTCCAGAACTGCAAAGCGAACTGTTGTTCGTCGTCTGAAATATCGTCCTTTGGGCCTTTTCCTAACAATGCTCTGGTTGCGTGTTTAACTGCACTTAAAGCGAAAATCTTATTACTCTTTACTGGAATACTTCCTTTTTCCATCTCGGTAAAGCCAATAAATGGCTTGGCATTATTCGCAAGATATTTTGCTACGCGCGCGCCTGGGTCTCTATCATCGTAAAGTGTTGAAAGCGATGAGGAAGGGCGGATTGCATGCTGGTTTAAGTCAGCAAACATTTGTTGGCTTCTGCTTAACCCTTCATCAATGTAAAACACAATTGCGATATTGTCTTGACCGAGCTCTGGCTTATGCTTGATTGCTTCTTCAATTGCCGCTCTGCGGTGTTGCCCATCGTTGATTAGAATGCTCGTATTCATAGAAACTTTTAGCGTGCCAATGTTTGGCGCATTTTCTTGCTCTATAAATGAAACTTCGCTGCCTACAGATGCTGTAAGTGCTGAAAAAACATAGTCATCTGGGTTATCAACCAAATACCTGCTCATCTCCGGAATTCGAGTCTTATTCAGTGTGCGCTGAGCGCGTAACTCTGGAGGTACTTCTTCTTCATCGTAAATGAAGATTTTCGGTATGATACGAAGAGGGCAAGTTGCAATGTAAAATGGTCTTCCGGCCTGCACGCCTCTCACAGCAGGGAAGGAATAGCAAAAATCATTGTCTAATAAATTCATATAAGCTCTCCGGCGATTTTACGTAAAATTTTTACGTAAAATCGCCGGATTGTAAACATCAAAATGCTTATTTACGTAAAAAATTAATGTTGTAGATTCCAGTTCTGAAAACCGAGTTGCTGAGCCAGAGTGTGCTGGGAGATAACAGTAGACGCCAGTTTGTCCCGAAATTGATTTGGCGATGTGTAGATCTCACCAGGATCCAACTTTAAGTCTACTGCTAAA contains:
- a CDS encoding DNA phosphorothioation system sulfurtransferase DndC, with the protein product MTLAKQFDLEDYIEFIDQEEFSGLPLKDYVANVQRVYLQDTRPWVIGYSGGKDSSAVMVLVYLALLGLKPEERHKHVFVVASDTLVETPIVVNHVNRSLEAIQRGAARDKLPITSHKVVPKTKETFWSNLLGKGYPAPTRNFRWCTERMKIDPVSTFITDKVNQYDEVIVVLGSRSQESASRAQVIAKHKIDGSDLAKHTTLSNAFIYTPIDMWAVDDVWKILRFCHLEQQDTPYGMKNKWFDKYDLEWETPWGGKNLVLWNLYKDSSGQGECPMVIDETTPSCGNSRFGCWTCTVVTKDRAMESLVQNGETWMLPLLKYRNILSRSTSPKLKKKYRSHIRRDGRLAFKTLREDGEKILTDDYTTGPYKLKYRKLALKLLLNIQKQLADSGRDVELITVPELHAVRHEWLNDPNEPDWDDDLPIIFNEVFGYDLEWSVDDTNQFSREDAALITEIAPEYGVSPQLIKKLIDLEISMSGLSRRTGIYKKIGRLVQQDWDSAEEIIKQNKDSRQNQINQSKEVQDYEAELAAITASLNKEMQI
- the dndB gene encoding DNA sulfur modification protein DndB — protein: MNLLDNDFCYSFPAVRGVQAGRPFYIATCPLRIIPKIFIYDEEEVPPELRAQRTLNKTRIPEMSRYLVDNPDDYVFSALTASVGSEVSFIEQENAPNIGTLKVSMNTSILINDGQHRRAAIEEAIKHKPELGQDNIAIVFYIDEGLSRSQQMFADLNQHAIRPSSSLSTLYDDRDPGARVAKYLANNAKPFIGFTEMEKGSIPVKSNKIFALSAVKHATRALLGKGPKDDISDDEQQFALQFWNCINNNMVEWQLVRDKKLAVSEFRQEYLTAHGIALQAIAIVGNHLLDFAEKERIATLEKLNSINWRKSNPEWVKRAMMHGKLSKASSNIFLTALEIKRQLGLELSQDDLQKEKDLLDS